In the genome of Ctenopharyngodon idella isolate HZGC_01 chromosome 16, HZGC01, whole genome shotgun sequence, the window GCGTGATGAAGCCTATAAAATGCAGTTATatgcccctaaaattcaagatatcaggGCAGAAATGCCCTTATGAGtttttgtttcatatttatatcatatgatatagttaagcaatatcacacaagtgctgtttttgtccagaatagcaaatgtgatattgattttaaacaacagttcaataaataagttaatattgtgttgtattttagacataatactgcctgtttttgctcaattttgccaacgAAAATATTACCTAAAGCCAGAGCAGAGCTGTTGTGTGTCTCCGAACAACCCACAGCggtgtttcatttctgaatgaatccgggttttgagcgaatcaatcgggtgattcaatggcccattcataaagagagccatttacttcattcctgaatgaatcagctttttgaacgaatcgaatgaatgaatgactcaacttactcatttagacatttaccgccacctactgtcagttttaagtttcttatttagagtattatttcattattgttTAAGACAAATTAAGGAACACTGGTTTGTCCATGTGATGCTCACCTGTCTGAACCCATCTGAGAAGTTGTTCTTGTAGTATCTGATCATGGAGTTCCATCCGTCCATCAGCAAACCCCACTGGGTTCTCTTTCCCGTCCTGAGGACACAGAGAACCAATCATATTCTGCAATCCAATGAAACATTTACTCTCAAACACAAGCAGAGCGGAAGATGGTCCCGCTTACCGTGTGAAATCAGTCTTCAGGGCTCCTGTGCCAGCGTACTGTTTGGCACACGCATTGGCGTTATCTGCCCATGCTGCAGATAAAGAACAGAAAGGGTATGAATGAGAGAGTCTCACACAACCAGACTATTGAATATCAGTGTTAGTGTTTGCTTACCATTCttgtatattttttcaaaatctgCCTGATCTTCAATCCGTTGCCCCACATGTAAAACTCCCATCCTCTACATATAAACAAGACATAAAATATGTGGTAACCTCACAGCTAACAAACAGGAACTAAAAGCTCATCTATATGTTTGTGTACTCctataaactgaaaaaattatcTTTTAGCAGACATTACACACAATTCAAACAGTCTCTGTACCGTCTTTCCCATCGGACCACAAATAATGACTAATCTTTTACGTAGGGCTGGGCAATACAGCTAAAATTTCTcaaatatatttccatattttggTGATATTCGCTATATATAATCGTGATATCACACACCCCTAATTCAATGTGAATTTTGGCCCAATGACGCTCCCATAGATTATAATAAATTGTCTCGTCACACACACCTCTAACTGTGACTGCAGCGAGCGACGGGCCAGCAGACTCTGGATGACGTTGGTTCGGTCCAAACAGTCCATGCAATTGCTTCGGAACGTCCCGTCCTGCTGCATTTGGACCGTCCCATCTGAATCCACCAGGAAGTAGctattgaaaaaataaacaagagCATTCAGATTACGCCCAGGACCAACAGATAACAATCACTTTTAGCATGCAAACACCACATACCCGAACTCATCCTGCATTTCTGCCACCATGTCCACCAGGATCTGCAGGCGATGCCACCTCATACGGCTGCACTCCTTGTGAAAGTCAAACGCGATGTACCTGCGGAAGAACACAGTCTGTGAGTTCACCATTTGCGTATTAGTATCATCAGTACTTTATGAAATTTTCCCATCAACTCACTCACTTGATCATGCCATTGCCCAAACTGCCCACCATCTTTTCAAAGGCCTGTTCCAGTGGCTTTTCTGAGCCTTTCTGATTGACCTGGAGAATAAAAACAGATCTTAATGAGATATTTCCAGCCTGGGAGCGACACCTCAGTGTGAATGGAGCAAATACAGGGAAACATACCAGATTCAGAATCACTTGTTTGCCGTATGTGATGATCTGAGAGTCAAAATGTCTCTGAAAACCATCCAGCTGTGAGAGAGAAGCGGTACACAAATGAAGACACATAATAACGGAAGATTGATTATTATAAGCTAATCAATTTTAAATACATGTCTTGACACATttcttaaacatttaaaaatagaacATAGTTATCTAACTAGTATTTAAcactatttctctctctctctctctctcatacatacacacaagttttcgtaataaaatgtttttttttttgttttttttgtgaagtttaaaatacaaaatgtctACGCATCCCAAGACCATAAcaggttttattattatttctttaaccCCTTAATTATCACCGTCCCGCAACCGGGATGCTTGCCGCTCTTTTTATTTAGTGcatatcacatattttagtaatcatcataaatcaGGTATCATTCGAAAGCTTACCTGTTTACCTGCTTACCTTACCCTGTGAAAACCCATTTTGAAATTGGATGTTGTGTTACCATGGAAAGAGTACTCTAAATTCTTTTAGCAGGCTCCTCCCCTAGTGGGCGGTGTCAGGTTTCAtattacaaattttattttaactactttatatttaaaactttttctaaacaaaaaccttttcttgacaaaacacatatcATCAGACAGGTCTGACTCTCAAGGTTCCATATTTGGTGATTGTTTTGTGGTAGAAGTGATATTTGGATagaaatttataaatatgttacAGGAGAATGCATCAAAAAAATTTCAATGGACTGTGGGTGACATTTGGTGGATATTTTCGGTACagcgcctaaacaaaatctcatgggAACTTAAATTTTTGTAATCTCAACTTCAAAtctggaacacaacttgtttagatatATAGCTTTGATTTGGATTTgatttgataaaatattttatataaaataaatgtttagtcACTTTTCAATAAGGTTTAATTTGCTAACATTAGTTCACTACATTAGTTTgcatgaactaacattaacaaagattaataaattgctcactatttgttttgtttatattagCCATAAGCCAATGCATCactaatacaaaaaaatgagaccttattataaagtgatatCACCAGATGTTCAAAACCATATCAAACCATCATGAACACATCTTTATTCGACACTGAccctcaaacaaaacaaaaagaaaagtaaagaaAGCATCTCACGTGATTGATGCTTTTGCTGATCTGTGGTTTTGGTTTGTATTTGAGGTTGGGTCTCTGAGACCAGTAGAACGGGATGGAGCCTCGAGTCTGTGGacaaagattaaggaaatttaCTTGattagtcattcattcattagcAGATATCTAAAAAAAGAGACAACTTTGTGTTACAAGAGATGTTAGGATTCTCGCTCCTCAAATGACATTGAAAAATAGCAACCTGTATTCAGAATGGAGACAAAtgcatgaaaaataaacaagaacCGAGCAACATTCCAGTAAGTTTCCTCTCCCGACTGTGGGAAAAGGAAACCTCAGGGTCTgaatccgttttttttttttttttttttttttgtgcaaagtATGACGTTGTACGACTGCACATCTATTCATGGATTCACAGATCAAAAACAAGCACGTATTTATTTGATATCTGTGGTTCATGATCCATCAAACCACATGACATTCATCTCCGCTGCCCACAGATGCTGTTTGCCTTTGTACCCTTGAGAATCAACCCGAAAGACGGAAATTTAGGAGTGATACCATAAAGATCATGGCTTCATTCTTAATTAATGGTTTCTAAAAGTTTATATAAAGGGAtcatatcattaaaaaaaaaaatgttcttgatagtttgaaataaaacagtttaatgTACCATGTAGAGCAACATTAAGAGCTCAGTATACACAGTCCACTGAAACTACACTGGATGAAGAAAATATGTTTGGAAGATGAAGATGTTCACAAAACACAAAGTCTGTGTCACAATTCACATACTATCTGTCCTAAATAGAATCTGAAATTAGAATTAGTGAGTCTcaaataatagtagtagtatgTTGAAATAAGTATTCCAAAGAGACACAGATGGTCTCCTTTTTCTGGTTAGATCCATGCACTCTCtaacggctaatattgcccacaacccattgcgcgTTGGATGAGGTttcgattagaactacaaaaatgaattaaaaaaactacaaacatgtcAGATGCGCAAGACcgacagttaaagggttagttcacccaaaaatgaaaataatgtcatttattactcaccctcatgtcgaagGTCTActcccataagaccttcgttcatcatcagaacacaaattaagatattttgattaaatttcaaaacactgcttcggagctttacgaattgaatcagtgattcggatctcctatcaaactgctgaaatcacgtaattttggcgctccaaatcactgattcgattcgtaaagctccgaagcagtgttttaaaatcggcccatcactatattgttgaaaagtgttttttgtgtttttttggcacacaaaaagtattctcgtcgctttataatattaaggttgaaccactgaactcacatgaacggttttaaatatgtttttagtacctttatggatcttgagagagtaagtaccattgctgtgaatgcaggcctcactgagacatcggattttatcaaaaatatcttaatttgtgttctgaagatgaacgaaggtcttatgcgtgtggaacggcatgagggttagtaataaatgacattattttcatttttgggtgaactaacccttcaagtaGAGAAATTTAGATAaagtggtttgagtgattaataatcacTAACTAAACTgatgaaaaaacatttatttaatgttatccacattatatttcacCTGCAACAGCACTGAAAACTTTTATAAAGATACGTTttgtcattaacttttaaatgcatcattgcgCAAAGACACGAGGAGAGACAGACGACAGGCAGATCAGTGTGCTACTACATTTCCCTCTTACATGgtagtaaattaaattaaaaaaatggatttggaTCCCATTCCTATCCCATTTTtctacagaattttaattttaacaatattcctGATCATTTCAGTTTGATTGGAACAGTTTTCATTATATTGTACTCCACTCACAAGTTGACAAATTAATGAGGAAcaaaattttcatgaaaatcgcAGTTTCCTTGACTAACATATCACCACTTTATCAACAAAAACTGTTTAATTTCCTGACTGAAACATCAGAGAGCTGACTGGAAAGTTTTTGTCTTGGAAGAAATGTGAAAAACATAATTCCTgactaaaatcaataaaattttTATGCAACATACATGCATCTGTTTAacctagaaaatataaacattaacaccacaaaaccattttaaagctacaaaagtgtgACTTTTACAAGTGTGACTtcttaaaaacaatattacagtGTTTCTCTAGTGAAGTTTGGTTGATTTATTTGACAAgctaaaactgtaaaaaaaagtaaaactcaCAAAACCCATCAAGAACATGTCAAATATCACcctaaaatcataaaaatattatcctgcttaaagaaaaagaagccttttaaagaacatattttgcaatttatttatataatattattttgtttttcattgttgggGTAAAATGTGACCTAGACAACTTTTTGAGGAACAAGATCAGGATTTTCACATGTCGTTTTCTTGACTATCGCATTGCTTCTTTATTGACAAAAACTAGTTGATTTACCGGTTGAACCATCAGAGAGACGACTGGAAAGTTCCCATATTGgcagaaatgtgaaaaatgtatttCCTCAGTAAATGGATCCGCATAACAGCATGAAAACTGATATTTGGATGCTTACATTTCAAAGGCTTACCTGAACAAATGACGCTTTTCCTCCATTATACTGAACAATCTGTTCTGTCTCGACAAAGTTGGCTGCATGACCCTCAGAGTCGATACCtggaagaggaagagagagtTTAGTAGCATATGAAGCAAAAACAGCCACCATCTCAAATCGCACAAGCGTTACCTCTGACGTAGTAGCGGACACCAGCGCGGAAGCAGCTCCTCCTAGAAACAATGATCCAGTCAAAGATTTTACCGTTGATACAGCATGACTTCATAGTGATGACTGAGAGCAGAGATTAAGGACAATATATCTAACTGAGAGTGTTCGGACAATGACATATGAAGATGTTAGAAGCACTGCAACAGTGTTCATATACGCAAAACATTAAAGGCCCAAAATTGCACATCGATGTGGTCTGAAATGTGTCAGAGAT includes:
- the sacm1lb gene encoding phosphatidylinositol-3-phosphatase SAC1-B isoform X1; the encoded protein is MATTYNTFNLHTAPEKFYIEACDDGVGDVLAIDRVSTEMTLTVRKDVPPSAVTRPICGIMGTIRLVAGTYLIVITKKKKVGDLFGHTVWKAAEFDIISYKKTVLHLTDNQMQDNKAFLSMINSVLNTDGFYFATDYDLTHTLQRLANTSPEFQEMTLLERADQRFVWNGHLLREFMAQPELHKFVYPVVHGFITMKSCCINGKIFDWIIVSRRSCFRAGVRYYVRGIDSEGHAANFVETEQIVQYNGGKASFVQTRGSIPFYWSQRPNLKYKPKPQISKSINHLDGFQRHFDSQIITYGKQVILNLVCFPVFAPFTLRCRSQAGNISLRSVFILQVNQKGSEKPLEQAFEKMVGSLGNGMIKYIAFDFHKECSRMRWHRLQILVDMVAEMQDEFGYFLVDSDGTVQMQQDGTFRSNCMDCLDRTNVIQSLLARRSLQSQLERMGVLHVGQRIEDQADFEKIYKNAWADNANACAKQYAGTGALKTDFTRTGKRTQWGLLMDGWNSMIRYYKNNFSDGFRQDSIDLFLGNYAVEEADINTPLHEPKDWKFLTLPIIMVVAFSMCIICLLMAGDTWTETLAYVLFWGSASVVTGGVILFNGRDFVDAPKLVQKEKMD
- the sacm1lb gene encoding phosphatidylinositol-3-phosphatase SAC1-B isoform X2 — translated: MATTYNTFNLHTAPEKFYIEACDDGVGDVLAIDRVSTEMTLTVRKDVPPSAVTRPICGIMGTIRLVAGTYLIVITKKKKVGDLFGHTVWKAAEFDIISYKKTVLHLTDNQMQDNKAFLSMINSVLNTDGFYFATDYDLTHTLQRLANTSPEFQEMTLLERADQRFVWNGHLLREFMAQPELHKFVYPVVHGFITMKSCCINGKIFDWIIVSRRSCFRAGVRYYVRGIDSEGHAANFVETEQIVQYNGGKASFVQTRGSIPFYWSQRPNLKYKPKPQISKSINHLDGFQRHFDSQIITYGKQVILNLVNQKGSEKPLEQAFEKMVGSLGNGMIKYIAFDFHKECSRMRWHRLQILVDMVAEMQDEFGYFLVDSDGTVQMQQDGTFRSNCMDCLDRTNVIQSLLARRSLQSQLERMGVLHVGQRIEDQADFEKIYKNAWADNANACAKQYAGTGALKTDFTRTGKRTQWGLLMDGWNSMIRYYKNNFSDGFRQDSIDLFLGNYAVEEADINTPLHEPKDWKFLTLPIIMVVAFSMCIICLLMAGDTWTETLAYVLFWGSASVVTGGVILFNGRDFVDAPKLVQKEKMD